The following DNA comes from Methanosphaera sp. WGK6.
AGAGAAAATGTTAAATGAATGTGTGTCTAATTTTAATAATTTATCTGATGATGATAAGAATAAACTTATTGAAAAAATAAAAAGTAGTTTTCGGAAAGTTAGCTTCCTAAATCATATGTTTAATTATTTGAAATTACATTTTAATTCATTTAATAAAACTGTGGATATTGATCCTAGTCGTCTTCTTGCCTTGACTGATGGTATTTTTGGTATGGTTATAACTTTACTTGCATTTGGTATTTCAATACCGGATGTTTCCTTGACAACTTATAATGAATTTATCCAATTTTTCATATCTATTATTCCTGATATTGGTGTTGTGTTTGTTAGTTTTATTGTGGTTAGTTCTTTTTGGATTTTTCATCATGAATATATTAAGATTAAGAATATGGATGTTGTATTTTTATGGCTGAATTTGATTCATCTTGCATTTATATCTTTTATTCCATTTACTACGTCAATTATTGGTGATTATAGTTCATTTTTCCTGGCTAATGTGGCTTTTGGAATTAATGTTTTTGTGACTATTGTAACTTTCTTGTTGTTATTGTATTATGGTTGTAGGTATGATTATCTTGATAGTCATGTTATAGCAAATGTTCATTATATTACTCATACTTTTATGATTTTAATGGGATTGGTTATTGTTGTGAATTTACTTGATTTTCTTGTAGCTCCAGGATTTATGTATTTATTTTTACTTCTTCCTGTGGTTTCAGCAATTAGATCTATTGATTGATTTAAATTATTTTTTTTAATTTTTTTTATGAGTGTTGATTTCTGTTTATGTTGTGGATATTTTCTCTTTTTGTAATTTAAGTATTTTAAAAAAAAATAAGAAGTAGTTTTTAAATGGTGTGGATGATTTTAGTTTTAGAATTGAT
Coding sequences within:
- a CDS encoding TMEM175 family protein, whose amino-acid sequence is MVKEYDSDEKEMFRKFMELYALKRNIDRKISELEDDSNKNYELFNEFKKFYLNENNTNFSIANSINKFSKLVNEDNDNTIYSLPNPSMNTTEEKMLNECVSNFNNLSDDDKNKLIEKIKSSFRKVSFLNHMFNYLKLHFNSFNKTVDIDPSRLLALTDGIFGMVITLLAFGISIPDVSLTTYNEFIQFFISIIPDIGVVFVSFIVVSSFWIFHHEYIKIKNMDVVFLWLNLIHLAFISFIPFTTSIIGDYSSFFLANVAFGINVFVTIVTFLLLLYYGCRYDYLDSHVIANVHYITHTFMILMGLVIVVNLLDFLVAPGFMYLFLLLPVVSAIRSID